In Vigna angularis cultivar LongXiaoDou No.4 chromosome 8, ASM1680809v1, whole genome shotgun sequence, one DNA window encodes the following:
- the LOC108319342 gene encoding uncharacterized protein LOC108319342 produces MSLALKPLLLFLVLCALNPLPSVESAIPFITTLQNLRGISRGQNADGVGILRIYLKSLGYQVNEKSPSDNNFDANDESALKQYQAFHGLHTSGVVDDQTIETMSLPRCGIPDITATPNPNPNPNGLSSSPPQNYSYFPGNPKWSKFNLKYRVTANPSNVAVSLNVLRQVLSNALNTWRQNNSFTFNETTGVSDIVAGFQRLSHGDGNPFDGRGGVLAHAFAPQDGRMHLDADERWSTTGISPTIDLETVCLHELGHNLGLGHSNDPNAVMAPTYAGVRRTLRQDDKDGLNNLYGF; encoded by the coding sequence ATGTCTCTTGCTCTAAAACCTTTACTCTTGTTCCTCGTACTCTGTGCGTTGAATCCTTTACCCTCTGTCGAGTCTGCAATTCCATTTATAACAACTCTCCAAAACCTGAGGGGCATTAGTAGGGGACAAAACGCGGATGGCGTAGGTATACTAAGAATCTACCTTAAAAGTTTAGGCTACCAAGTAAACGAAAAATCTCCTTCCGACAACAACTTCGATGCAAACGATGAATCTGCTCTGAAACAGTACCAAGCTTTCCATGGCTTGCACACCAGTGGTGTGGTGGATGATCAAACCATCGAAACCATGAGCCTCCCGCGTTGTGGAATACCTGATATCACAGCCACtcctaaccctaaccctaaccctaatgGTTTGTCGTCGTCGCCCCCCCAAAACTACAGTTACTTCCCAGGAAATCCAAAATGGAGCAAGTTTAACTTAAAATATCGAGTGACTGCAAACCCTTCAAATGTTGCCGTCAGCCTGAATGTCTTGAGACAAGTATTGAGCAATGCCTTGAACACCTGGAGACAGAACAACAGTTTCACGTTCAATGAAACCACTGGTGTATCTGACATAGTCGCTGGCTTCCAGCGTCTCTCCCACGGGGATGGCAACCCATTTGATGGGCGAGGTGGGGTTCTGGCACACGCTTTTGCTCCACAAGATGGAAGAATGCACTTGGATGCAGATGAAAGGTGGAGCACTACAGGGATATCACCAACCATTGATCTTGAAACTGTTTGTTTGCATGAACTTGGTCACAATCTGGGGCTTGGACACAGTAACGATCCTAACGCGGTTATGGCACCCACATATGCAGGGGTACGACGGACTCTAAGACAAGATGATAAGGATGGTTTAAACAATCTATATGGGTTTTAA